In Erigeron canadensis isolate Cc75 chromosome 1, C_canadensis_v1, whole genome shotgun sequence, a single window of DNA contains:
- the LOC122585908 gene encoding probable splicing factor 3A subunit 1 translates to MLGSLPILPLPAPPSDGDLGPLPAAQVQDDSGDELMQVAEEDQNRSNSAPASIATHARTIGIIHPPPDIRTIVDKTASFVAKNGPEFEKRIIASNSGNPKFNFLNGSDPYHAYYQHRLSEFRSQNQAPGQQTTQQPDTTAPESTPSAATTDGNGTTEQTDPLAKFRPVRKVLDPPEAEQFTIRLPEGITGEELDIIKLTAQFVARNGKSFLTGLTSRENNNPQFHFLKPTHSMFMFFTSLADAYSKVLMPPKDLTDKLKKSVTDMTTVLERCLHRLEWERSQEQARQKAEDEIEQERQLMSMIDWHDFVVVESIDFADDEDDDLPPPMTLEEVIRRSKMSTMEEEEIVEPGKEVEMEMDEEEVQLVQEGMQAASLDENSDDTKKESMAISDENEAPMRIVKNWKRPEDRVPAERNPTKYVVSPITGEYIPVNEMSEHMRISLIDPKYKEQKERMFAKIRETTLAQDDEISKNIVGLARTRPDIFGTTEEEVSNAVKAEMEKKNDEQPKQVIWDGHTGSIGWTANQAMSQNVEDQIDGVNDGRNLPGPAAPPPRPGIPSIRPLPPPPGLALNLPRVPPNAQYTTVTSGGLVPPPPRPGINPMVTQQLRPQQPSMQMNYGQQAYMMNRPQMVQSMSMNPPSIPVPPPPGSQFTPLAPRPFMPQHGMPMAPPPPMPLGMPPPPPTEEAPPPPLPEEPEPKKQRLDDSLLVPEDQFLAQHPGPVRITVSVPNVDEGNLKGQLLEITVQSLSENVGSLKEKIAGEIQLPSNKQKLSGKAGFLKDNLSLAYYNVGGGEILSLSLRERGGRKR, encoded by the exons atgttGGGCTCATTGCCAATATTGCCCCTTCCAGCACCACCATCTGATGGTGATCTTGGTCCTCTGCCTGCAGCCCAAGTACAAGATGACTCCGGTGATGAACTTATGCAAGTGGCTGAGGAAGATCAAAATAGGTCCAATTCTGCCCCTGCATCAATCGCTACTCACGCCCGAACAATAGGAATCATCCATCCTCCCCCTGATATTAGAACCATAGTAGACAAAACCGCAAGCTTTGTGGCAAAAAATGGGCCTGAGTTTGAAAAAAGAATCATTGCTAGCAATTCTGGGAATCCCAAATTCAACTTTCTTAATGGTTCAGATCCCTATCATGCCTATTACCAGCACCGATTGTCTGAGTTCCGGTCTCAAAATCAAGCCCCAGGCCAGCAGACAACTCAGCAACCCGACACAACTGCTCCCGAGTCAACCCCTTCAGCTGCTACTACAGATGGCAATGGCACAACTGAGCAGACTGATCCGTTAGCAAAGTTTAGACCTGTTCGGAAAGTTTTAGACCCCCCAGAGGCAGAGCAATTTACAATTCGGCTCCCGGAGGGTATCACAGGAGAAGAGTTggatataattaaattaactgCACAGTTTGTGGCCAGAAATGGGAAATCGTTTTTGACTGGTTTGACTAGCAGAGAGAATAATAATCCTCAATTTCACTTTTTGAAGCCGACCCATAGTATGTTTATGTTTTTCACATCACTTGCGGATGCCTACTCGAAAGTGTTAATGCCGCCTAAAGATTTGACTGATAAGTTGAAAAAAAGTGTAACCGACATGACCACGGTTCTTGAGAGGTGCTTGCACCGGCTCGAGTGGGAACGGTCCCAGGAACAGGCGAGACAAAAAGCTGAAGATGAGATAGAACAAGAAAGACAGTTAATGTCTATGATTGATTGGCATGATTTTGTTGTTGTCGAGTCCATAGATTTTGCTGACGACGAAGATGATGATTTACCGCCTCCAATGACATTAGAAGAAGTTATAAGGAGGAGCAAGATGTCAACAATGGAGGAAGAAGAGATTGTGGAGCCTGGGAAGGAAGTAGAAATGGAAATGGATGAAGAAGAAGTGCAACTTGTTCAAGAAGGTATGCAGGCTGCAAGTCTCGATGAGAATAGTGATGATACAAAGAAAGAGTCAATGGCAATATCAGATGAGAACGAAGCACCAATGAGGATCGTTAAAAACTGGAAGAGGCCTGAGGATAGGGTCCCAGCAGAGAGAAACCCAACTAAATATGTGGTTTCACCAATCACTGGTGAATACATTCCGGTCAATGAGATGTCAGAACATATGCGGATTTCTCTTATTGACCCCAAATATAAGGAACAAAAGGAGAGAATGTTTGCAAAGATTAGGGAAACTACGCTTGCTCAGGATGATGAAATCTCCAAAAATATTGTTGGACTTGCACGGACTCGGCCTGATATATTTGGGACGACAGAGGAAGAGGTTTCTAATGCAGTTAAGGCTGAGATGGAAAAGAAGAATGATGAGCAACCGAAGCAGGTAATATGGGATGGACACACCGGTAGTATTGGATGGACTGCCAATCAAGCTATGTCCCAGAATGTGGAGGATCAAATTGATGGGGTGAATGACGGGCGGAATCTTCCGGGCCCTGCAGCTCCTCCGCCTAGACCTGGTATTCCGTCAATTCGGCCACTACCTCCACCTCCTGGGCTTGCATTGAATCTCCCTCGGGTGCCACCTAATGCTCAGTACACGACTGTGACTAGTGGTGGTCTTGTGCCGCCACCGCCTAGGCCGGGAATTAACCCAATGGTTACCCAGCAGCTACGTCCACAACAACCCTCAATGCAAATGAACTATGGTCAGCAAGCTTATATGATGAATCGACCGCAAATGGTTCAGTCTATGTCAATGAATCCACCTAGTATTCCGGTGCCACCACCGCCAGGATCTCAGTTCACACCTCTTGCACCCCGTCCCTTCATGCCCCAACATGGTATGCCTATGGCCCCTCCACCACCTATGCCTTTAGGaatgccaccaccacctccaacaGAGGAGGCTCCCCCTCCTCCACTTCCTGAAGAGCCCGAGCCAAAGAAGCAAAGACTTGACGATTCTTTACTTGTCCCAGAGGATCAGTTCTTGGCTCAACATCCG GGACCTGTTCGTATTACTGTGTCGGTGCCAAATGTGGATGAAGGAAATCTGAAAGGACAGTTACTGGAAATTACTGTGCAATCCTTGTCTGAGAATGTTGGCAGTTTGAAAGAGAAGATTGCTGGAGAGATTCAGCTTCCATCAAACAAACAGAAACTAAGTGGAAAGGCTGGTTTCTTGAAGGACAATCTATCTCTTGCATACTATAACGTTGGTGGAGGTGAAATTCTTTCGCTTTCGTTAAGAGAA